In a single window of the Bacteriovorax sp. Seq25_V genome:
- a CDS encoding undecaprenyl-diphosphate phosphatase — protein sequence MTNLYDIFFGVIYGLIQGLSEFLPVSSSGHLALFPKLAHFKDPGLIFDLAMHVGTALAVSLYFHKELLKIGKSFFMFIAGKSKDMYGTNFVIATFFSGVLALILKDFAQEVGRHSGLIAFNLAFFGVLLYLSDKYFAQENSPLSGKSGVKVSILIGLAQVLAIFPGVSRSGITITAARVMKLDRHDASSFSFLLSLPLILAGAALKFYEIRQTGASFSMDMCIIGMIVSFVTGLVTIHYFMKLIRRINFCYFMYYRIFIAILVVILT from the coding sequence ATGACAAATCTTTATGATATTTTTTTTGGAGTAATCTACGGCCTTATTCAAGGTCTTTCAGAGTTTCTTCCAGTTTCAAGTTCGGGGCATTTGGCACTGTTTCCAAAGCTCGCACACTTTAAAGATCCTGGTCTTATTTTTGATCTCGCGATGCATGTAGGAACAGCTCTTGCTGTTTCATTATATTTTCATAAAGAACTACTTAAAATTGGGAAATCATTCTTTATGTTCATTGCAGGAAAAAGTAAGGACATGTATGGAACAAACTTCGTTATCGCTACTTTCTTTAGTGGAGTCTTGGCCCTGATACTTAAAGATTTTGCTCAAGAAGTTGGTCGCCACAGTGGACTGATTGCTTTTAATTTAGCATTTTTTGGTGTTTTACTCTATTTGTCAGATAAATACTTCGCACAAGAGAATAGCCCTCTTTCTGGCAAGTCTGGTGTAAAGGTTTCTATTCTAATCGGACTAGCTCAAGTTCTTGCTATTTTTCCTGGTGTTTCAAGATCTGGGATTACGATTACAGCAGCAAGAGTGATGAAGCTTGATAGGCACGATGCTTCTTCATTTTCCTTCTTGTTAAGCCTTCCGCTTATACTAGCAGGGGCAGCCCTCAAATTTTACGAGATTAGACAGACAGGTGCTTCATTTTCAATGGATATGTGTATTATTGGAATGATTGTATCTTTCGTTACTGGTCTTGTGACAATTCACTATTTCATGAAACTTATTCGTCGAATAAATTTCTGCTATTTCATGTATTACAGGATTTTTATTGCTATCTTAGTTGTGATCTTAACTTAG
- a CDS encoding PepSY domain-containing protein has translation MNKKKIIVFILTFSILAIIAILIKINKQQGTPDTFSNPKQESKNTDSELSKEEQKHPDVYSDTTKSSQDETRTEVKTHDNISPEELEKITKLLAEKNPLYKVESIKIDRIYDNTKYEVTIKTVNKGLNHYIKAYLDPNTGVLSKTWGGTRYENRDHMIIPVKK, from the coding sequence ATGAATAAGAAAAAAATTATTGTTTTCATCCTTACCTTCTCAATCCTCGCAATTATTGCGATCCTGATCAAAATCAACAAGCAGCAAGGTACTCCAGATACATTTTCAAATCCTAAACAGGAAAGTAAAAATACTGACTCAGAGTTATCAAAGGAAGAACAGAAACATCCTGATGTTTACAGTGACACAACAAAATCTTCTCAAGATGAAACAAGAACTGAGGTAAAAACTCACGATAATATCAGTCCTGAAGAACTAGAGAAAATAACGAAACTTCTAGCCGAGAAGAATCCTCTCTACAAAGTCGAATCAATTAAAATTGATAGAATTTATGATAATACTAAATATGAAGTCACTATTAAGACTGTTAATAAAGGGCTAAATCACTATATCAAGGCCTACCTCGATCCAAATACTGGCGTTTTATCAAAGACTTGGGGCGGGACACGCTATGAAAATCGCGACCATATGATAATTCCTGTAAAAAAGTAA
- a CDS encoding acetyl-CoA hydrolase/transferase family protein, whose translation MIVLTDLADVFKNMKPNSSAFIQGAMATPTELLSQLKKVGTNLENIELMHLHTHGEEFYNGVDVKKNFRITNFFVGGNVRKILDYERVDYLPCFLSEIPNLFRKKIKKVDYAFIHVSPPNEHGFCTLGTSVDVTKAAVESADFVIAQINKQMPTVHGDGFIHVNNIDYAIEVDIPVHEPAKAVLTDIERQIGNNIASLIENGSTLQMGIGAIPDAVLGALHNHKDLGIHTEMFSDEAVKLIKSGAVNNSKKKFHQGKTVSSFIVGSKEVLDFVNDNPSVSLLEADYVNNPRNIARNPKVVAINSALEIDLTGQVCADSLGHNIYSGVGGQMDFIRGASLSDGGKPIIALPSQTNKGISKISACLKPGAGVVTTRSHIHYLATEYGVVDLYGKTLHERVKLILSIAHPDHRENLEKQWHDCHRRI comes from the coding sequence ATGATCGTTCTAACTGACCTTGCAGACGTCTTTAAGAATATGAAACCAAATTCATCTGCTTTTATCCAAGGGGCAATGGCCACTCCAACCGAGCTATTATCTCAACTAAAGAAAGTTGGAACAAATTTAGAAAATATTGAACTCATGCATCTTCATACTCATGGTGAAGAATTTTACAATGGCGTTGATGTCAAAAAAAATTTTAGAATCACTAACTTCTTCGTTGGAGGGAATGTTAGAAAAATTCTTGATTATGAAAGAGTTGATTACCTGCCATGCTTTCTCTCTGAAATTCCAAATCTTTTTAGAAAAAAAATCAAAAAAGTAGATTATGCTTTCATTCATGTCTCACCTCCAAATGAGCATGGATTCTGTACACTTGGAACAAGCGTTGACGTCACAAAGGCCGCTGTTGAAAGCGCAGACTTTGTCATAGCCCAAATCAATAAGCAAATGCCTACAGTTCACGGAGATGGGTTTATTCATGTTAATAATATCGACTACGCCATTGAAGTCGATATTCCTGTGCACGAGCCAGCGAAAGCTGTTTTAACAGATATTGAAAGACAGATTGGAAATAATATTGCATCACTTATTGAAAATGGTTCAACACTACAAATGGGTATTGGAGCGATTCCAGATGCAGTTCTTGGAGCACTTCACAATCACAAGGACCTTGGAATTCATACCGAAATGTTCTCTGATGAAGCTGTGAAGCTTATCAAGAGTGGAGCTGTCAACAACTCTAAGAAGAAATTCCATCAGGGCAAAACTGTTTCAAGCTTTATTGTTGGCTCAAAAGAAGTACTCGACTTCGTCAATGATAATCCAAGTGTTAGCTTACTAGAAGCGGACTATGTAAATAACCCAAGAAATATCGCGAGAAATCCTAAAGTTGTAGCAATCAATTCGGCACTAGAAATTGATCTTACAGGACAAGTTTGTGCAGATAGCTTAGGACATAATATCTACTCAGGAGTTGGAGGTCAGATGGACTTCATTCGAGGAGCATCATTGAGTGATGGGGGAAAACCGATCATTGCACTTCCATCTCAAACAAACAAAGGTATTTCAAAAATTTCAGCGTGCCTAAAGCCAGGAGCAGGAGTGGTAACGACAAGAAGCCATATTCACTACCTTGCCACAGAATATGGGGTTGTCGATCTTTATGGGAAAACACTTCACGAGCGAGTGAAGCTAATTCTTAGTATCGCCCACCCTGATCACCGAGAAAATCTAGAGAAACAGTGGCATGACTGCCACCGCAGAATTTAG
- a CDS encoding acetoacetate--CoA ligase, translating to MTEKLWSPSKERIERSEMFKFYQVLKHKYSLSDKFSYDDLYQFSVKRPDNFWSELFTYFKIDFEGSLDHAYDDLGFSNYSWFKDVRLSFAKNLLNNGRPEQTALLEIHESLPTREISYDELRKNVSSLYHGLKNNFKEDDVLACYMPNTSHTIISMLAANALGGVFTSTSCDFGIEGVVDRFGQSRPKVLVAAAAYMYGGKTFDQLPKILEITRKVDSIEKVIIVDFLGLDISREDISHIPNAVLWSDLVAESDEGIEFKLRRFSDPLYIMYSSGTTGKPKCIVHGVGGTLLQHVKELGLHTDLNSEKNIFFFTTCGWMMWNWLVSSLYFGATLSLYEGSPAHPTFKDYISIISKYKINIFGTSPKYLKALEDSKTDLSDLDLSSLETILSTGAPLLAEQYDYVYDKFKKDILLASISGGTDILGCFFLGAPVMPVHRGELQVRGLGMNVACFNDQGQEVFKTEGELVCKSSFPSRPLYFLGDVSGEKIKDAYFNHFDGVWYHGDFINITERGSAIVLGRSDATLNPGGVRIGTAEIYRQTEGLDFLVDSICVGKQIDGDVEVVLFVKLQNGDELNSERIKIIKKAIKDNTTPRHVPRRIVSVTDIPYTRSGKKMELAVTRLINGKELTNLEAVANPECLEQYRAFVF from the coding sequence ATGACTGAAAAGCTCTGGTCTCCATCGAAGGAGAGAATAGAAAGAAGTGAAATGTTTAAGTTCTACCAAGTCCTTAAGCATAAATATTCGTTAAGTGATAAGTTCTCCTATGATGATCTCTATCAATTCTCCGTAAAGAGACCAGATAACTTTTGGAGTGAGTTATTTACATATTTTAAAATTGATTTTGAAGGAAGCCTTGATCATGCTTATGATGATCTAGGCTTTTCAAATTATAGTTGGTTTAAAGACGTAAGACTTAGTTTTGCCAAGAATCTTCTAAACAATGGCCGCCCTGAGCAGACGGCGCTTTTGGAAATTCATGAGAGTCTACCTACGCGTGAAATTTCCTACGATGAACTTCGAAAGAATGTTTCGTCTCTTTATCATGGATTAAAAAATAATTTTAAAGAAGATGACGTTCTCGCATGCTATATGCCAAATACATCTCATACAATTATTTCCATGCTCGCTGCGAATGCTCTTGGGGGTGTTTTTACATCGACAAGTTGTGACTTTGGTATCGAAGGTGTTGTTGATCGTTTTGGGCAATCCCGTCCAAAAGTTCTTGTCGCCGCAGCCGCTTATATGTATGGAGGTAAGACCTTTGACCAGCTTCCAAAAATTTTAGAAATTACTAGAAAAGTTGATTCGATTGAAAAAGTTATTATCGTAGATTTTTTAGGTCTAGATATTTCAAGAGAGGATATCTCTCATATCCCAAATGCTGTGCTTTGGTCGGATCTCGTTGCTGAAAGTGATGAAGGAATCGAATTTAAGCTTAGAAGATTTTCTGACCCCCTGTACATTATGTATTCTTCAGGAACAACAGGGAAGCCAAAATGTATTGTTCATGGCGTGGGGGGAACTCTACTTCAACATGTAAAAGAATTAGGACTACATACTGATCTAAACTCAGAAAAAAATATTTTCTTCTTCACTACTTGTGGATGGATGATGTGGAACTGGCTTGTGAGTTCTCTTTATTTTGGAGCGACTTTATCACTTTATGAAGGTTCCCCAGCTCATCCAACATTTAAAGATTATATAAGTATTATTTCAAAGTATAAGATCAATATCTTTGGTACAAGCCCAAAATATCTCAAAGCACTAGAAGATTCTAAAACAGACCTTAGTGATCTTGATTTATCTTCTCTTGAAACCATACTTTCTACTGGTGCACCATTACTAGCTGAACAATATGATTATGTTTATGACAAGTTCAAAAAGGATATCTTACTTGCCAGTATTTCTGGTGGAACAGATATTCTAGGATGCTTCTTCCTTGGTGCCCCTGTAATGCCTGTGCATAGGGGAGAGTTACAAGTTAGAGGACTTGGTATGAATGTCGCCTGTTTTAATGATCAAGGACAAGAGGTATTCAAGACTGAAGGGGAACTTGTTTGTAAGAGTTCTTTTCCATCCCGACCACTTTATTTCTTAGGTGATGTTAGTGGTGAGAAGATTAAAGATGCATATTTTAATCACTTCGATGGCGTTTGGTATCATGGTGACTTTATCAATATCACTGAGCGTGGTTCCGCTATTGTTTTGGGGAGAAGTGATGCTACTTTAAACCCTGGAGGCGTAAGAATTGGGACAGCTGAAATTTACCGCCAAACGGAAGGGCTGGATTTTTTAGTTGATTCAATCTGTGTTGGGAAACAAATAGATGGGGATGTAGAAGTTGTCCTGTTCGTGAAACTACAAAATGGTGATGAATTAAATAGTGAAAGGATTAAAATAATTAAAAAGGCAATCAAAGATAATACTACTCCAAGACATGTTCCTCGTCGTATTGTCTCGGTAACAGATATTCCTTACACTCGTTCTGGGAAGAAGATGGAACTGGCCGTAACAAGGTTAATTAATGGAAAAGAACTAACTAACCTTGAGGCCGTGGCCAACCCTGAATGCTTGGAGCAGTACAGGGCCTTTGTATTCTAA